CTTTGGTCAGCTCGTCATCCAGCGTGCGAAGTTTTGCAGCGGTTGCCTCATTGATCGGTCGCTCCAACTGGAACAAAGCACCAAGGGCGGAGTTTCGCCAGCGACTTCCTTCATCCAGAATCGCTTGAATGTCGTCTTCGGAAAGGTGACGAGCAAAATCTCGCGTCACACCGACCATGTACATGGGCAACGAGCCTTCGCTGTCTCGTCCGGCAATGCCTTCGTAAAATTTCAACAATGCGAATCGCTCGCGAGCCGACCACTGACGATCGATGCGTTGCAAACACATCGCGGCCAGAACGCGGTCCAACTCCGGTGCATCGGATTCCAAGTACTCCATCGCACGCGGGACCAACGACTCAGCTTGCAGGTAGCTCGCCAGACGAATCAGCTCGTGATTCATACGAGAATCACCGGCTGGGAACTCATCCGCAATTTGCTTTGACAACCACTGGACTTCGCTCGCCTTGATGTTGCAACGATGCAGCGTGACTTGGCACAGACGCAGCGTGTCGACAAAGTCTTTGTCGCTCAAAAAGTCCTTCATCATGTTGCTGGTCCGCTTCAGCACCAACAACCCGGTCGCCTTGTTCGTGTCAGCGGCAACAAGTGCCAACATACCCACCAACGCGGTCCGTGTATCTTCGTGAAGGATGACGGTTTCTTTCCATTTCGCAGCTGGAATACGCTGCAGAACTTGGCGAGCCACATAGGAAAGTGTTCGATCCTCATGAGCGAGTAAATCGATCAACGGTTGCGGATCGTCAGGAATCTGATTGCTTCGCAGCATGGCTTCGCAAACCGCGCGACGGACTCGCAAGTCGCTGTCGCTCAGCATCTCGTTCAAGCGAGCCTTCGCACGCGATGACGGGTTCAAACCAAGCTGAATCGCGGCGCGACGTCGCACCAATTCGCTTTCCGCTTTGGACAATTCGATCAACAAATCATCGCTTGGGACGGGACCATACATTTGCATCAAGTTCATCGCGCGAATGCGATAGGAAGGCGGATTTTCATCGCTGTAAGCGACGCCGGCCAACTGTTGATCCCAACTGCTTCCCAGTTCACGGCGAATCGCAGCGATGCGTTGACGCGACCAAGCCGCATCCAATTGAGGCTGGCGTACCGCGGCGGCGATACCGCTGCCGAGTTGCTTCATCGCGTCTGGAATTTTGCCTTGATAGACAACGCGGTACACACCACCGGCGGTCCCACGACCACCCGTGCAGAAATACAATGCTCCGTCCGGACCAACCGCCAAATCGGTAACGTTGAGCGGCTGCCCTTTCAAGAACACTTCGCTGTCGGCTTGGAATCCGCTGCCGTTTGGTTTCAGCCGGACGTTCAGAATCCGGCCTTCCGACCAATCCGCCATGAACAAACTGTTGTGGTAGCGAACCGGGAACATGTGGTGCTCATAGCACTCGATCCCGGTTGGGCTTCCACGTCCCGTGTCCAACACGTTTGGCAAACGGTCGATGTAGTACTCAGGCCATTTTGCCCAGCCTGTTCGCCATCCGAACTCACTTGCTTCGGTCACATCCATCAAAGCGGTTGGACGGTACCAAGGAGTTTCCACGTCGGCTTCCATGTCCGCATCGTGCACGAACAAGTTGCCTTCTGGGTGGAATGCCAAGTCATATGCGTTTCGTAGTCCACCGGCAATTCGCTCGATGACCTTGCCTTCGATGTCGGTCCGAATGATCGTTCCACCGGGAGCCTTCACGCCACGACCATGTCCGCCGGGATCTTCGTAACGAGGCAGCAAGTCGCCTTCGTAGATATCCTTCAGAGTCTGGCCGCTGCCGGTTTTTCCAATCGGTTTGACGTAGCTACCAACCGAAACATAGATCATGCCGTCGGGACCAAGACGCAAGCCGTGAGGACCGTGCTCGCCACCGTTGCCACTGAACTTGACGATCGTTTTCACTGTTTCAAGTTCGCCGTTTCGATCTTCATCGATCAAGCGATACAGAGCCGATCCATCTGGCCCATCGGCGGTCACGAAGACTTCGCCATTGAGCGGCAGGATGCCTTGGATGGACTCCACCTTGTCGCAGTAAGTCTGAACTTCTTCGGGGACGCCGTCATCGTCTTTGTCGGTAACGATCAAGAGCGGGCCGCCTTCTTGCGAAAGCAACACGTGTCCGAATTCGTCAAACGTCATCGCGATGATCGATCCGACTTGTTCGTCGTTGATCAAGCGTTGAACACCGAAGCCGCGTTGGATTTGAAAGCGTTCGGAATTTTGCTTGGCGGTCTCGACTTCGACGCTGGGTTCGCGATCCCAAGGAGCGGTTTCACCAAGCGGACCAAAGGTCGACGCTGGCTGCCAGGCTCCATCGTTGTAAGCTGCCGTGTTCCACAAGGGGATTTCTTGCAGGTTGGTTTTCCAAGTTCGATCGGAACTGAAGGTGAACCATTTCTCACCAGTCTCGGGGCGGATGGAAACTCGAGCGACGAGAGCGGCGGTGTTGCCGCGAGTGTTTTGAACTTGGACCGCGACGACATTTCGTCCCGGTTCAATGTAGTCGCTGATGTCGAACTCTTGCATCTGCCGATAGGACTCGCCTTCGCCGACTTTGCGACCGTTGACGTGCACCTCATAGGCATCGTCTGCGGCGACTTCGATGATCGCTTCGCCACGGTGACGCAGATTCAATGACTTGCGAAACCAGCACGTTTCCCCGTTCGGGATGGCTTGATCAGCAGTCGTTCCGGACGCCCAAATCCACTCCGCTTCCGCCGCGAAGGTTCGAGTATCCCAGCCTAAACACAAAGCACCGACGGCAAGCGTCAACGCGATCAAATGGAATCGTCCAGCAGACATCCTGATTCAGCCTTCCATGGCGTGGAGTCAGTCATTTTCGGTGAAAAAAGGCATCCAACACGCCTATTTCCAAACATTCACTCTCCGCAATAGCATTTCGCGATGGATGGTCGCAAGATCGAATCAGCGGCTCTGCCACTCTTGAATCGCGGGAATCGGAGTCACCAACATCAACACGTTGAGCAACAAATTGTCCCGAATCGTGATCAACATCACGATCTCGCTGACAACGAACAATCCGACCGACCAACGCCAGGAAAACTTGGACGAAAACCAGAACCCCAACATGCAAGCCACCACATCCATGATCGAATTCGCGATCGAGTCGCCGGTGTAACCCACCGCCATCGTCGCTTCGCGGTAACGCTCAATGATCAGGGGCGAGTTCTCCAGGATTTCCCAGCCCACCTCGAGGCCCGCCGCGATCAAGAACCGATGCGTTCCGTTCAAACGCGGCACCCAAAGGAGCACCCAGAAAAACAACACGCCATGCAAGACGTGCGAGAAGAAATAAGGATCGATCAAGTGTTGAGAGTTGTGGGCGGTCCAAATGTCCCAGGACCAAGGCACCCAAGAACCACACTCACACCAAAATCGACGGCCCATTCCGGCCAGGACCAACACCATGCCAGCGATCAACGCACAGGCAACCCATGCGCCCGTCCACGATCGGTTTTCGAAGAACCGATCGTCGGTACTCTCAAGCATGCCGGATGAACTCGCGGTCAACGGAACCGGGCTCCGATCAGCGCAAATCGTCGCGATCGATCACCGGGTTGGCGGTGCCCTGCCCGATTAGAACCAGCAAACCTTGTTGCGGGCGATTGGCATTCATCG
The DNA window shown above is from Rhodopirellula bahusiensis and carries:
- a CDS encoding DUF7133 domain-containing protein; the encoded protein is MSAGRFHLIALTLAVGALCLGWDTRTFAAEAEWIWASGTTADQAIPNGETCWFRKSLNLRHRGEAIIEVAADDAYEVHVNGRKVGEGESYRQMQEFDISDYIEPGRNVVAVQVQNTRGNTAALVARVSIRPETGEKWFTFSSDRTWKTNLQEIPLWNTAAYNDGAWQPASTFGPLGETAPWDREPSVEVETAKQNSERFQIQRGFGVQRLINDEQVGSIIAMTFDEFGHVLLSQEGGPLLIVTDKDDDGVPEEVQTYCDKVESIQGILPLNGEVFVTADGPDGSALYRLIDEDRNGELETVKTIVKFSGNGGEHGPHGLRLGPDGMIYVSVGSYVKPIGKTGSGQTLKDIYEGDLLPRYEDPGGHGRGVKAPGGTIIRTDIEGKVIERIAGGLRNAYDLAFHPEGNLFVHDADMEADVETPWYRPTALMDVTEASEFGWRTGWAKWPEYYIDRLPNVLDTGRGSPTGIECYEHHMFPVRYHNSLFMADWSEGRILNVRLKPNGSGFQADSEVFLKGQPLNVTDLAVGPDGALYFCTGGRGTAGGVYRVVYQGKIPDAMKQLGSGIAAAVRQPQLDAAWSRQRIAAIRRELGSSWDQQLAGVAYSDENPPSYRIRAMNLMQMYGPVPSDDLLIELSKAESELVRRRAAIQLGLNPSSRAKARLNEMLSDSDLRVRRAVCEAMLRSNQIPDDPQPLIDLLAHEDRTLSYVARQVLQRIPAAKWKETVILHEDTRTALVGMLALVAADTNKATGLLVLKRTSNMMKDFLSDKDFVDTLRLCQVTLHRCNIKASEVQWLSKQIADEFPAGDSRMNHELIRLASYLQAESLVPRAMEYLESDAPELDRVLAAMCLQRIDRQWSARERFALLKFYEGIAGRDSEGSLPMYMVGVTRDFARHLSEDDIQAILDEGSRWRNSALGALFQLERPINEATAAKLRTLDDELTKEDKVDDVHRRLRTGIIAMLASAPDDASSAHLRKIWRTEPQRRAVVAMALAQNPDGENWDYLVRSLNVLDGPAANEVVTRLRGVPIATDDPMALRSLVLMGLRAEKEGTTFESVEQLLEHWTGMQRPEGVKQSMAPWQRWYAKTFPDRPSAELPREDESRWDFEQLISHLESDEGQGGDAHAGAEVYARAQCANCHRAGTQGTVIGPDLTSVARRFTRREILESVLYPSHVVSDQYASKKVLTLDGEVFVGMVSKAGSELQIRDSNNNVTTLAESEVDLIQPSRSSIMPSGLLDELSLQDISDLMAYLNDSRRVEVATRPK
- a CDS encoding DUF2585 family protein; the encoded protein is MLESTDDRFFENRSWTGAWVACALIAGMVLVLAGMGRRFWCECGSWVPWSWDIWTAHNSQHLIDPYFFSHVLHGVLFFWVLLWVPRLNGTHRFLIAAGLEVGWEILENSPLIIERYREATMAVGYTGDSIANSIMDVVACMLGFWFSSKFSWRWSVGLFVVSEIVMLITIRDNLLLNVLMLVTPIPAIQEWQSR